A stretch of the Uranotaenia lowii strain MFRU-FL chromosome 3, ASM2978415v1, whole genome shotgun sequence genome encodes the following:
- the LOC129758723 gene encoding protein suppressor of white apricot-like, translating into MSSGSGEGSRLGHHHLQNNNGESGILRNKAHFHHHHHHRDGFGADNFADLLVFGYSCKVFRDDDKARFIDQGRHLIPWMGDNQLKIDRYDARGALHDLSQHEPPPGGYGNRIDCLPPAEQRAEQLCEEERYHSLYTNEVEEEIAQEEAAKRASAAGAEIAFNYDDPQGTGEDGTGSPTVGPKPPEAGEEDDSLDPPFVAPANFEIPHDLERPDTMKEHAIIEKTAKFIASQDSQMEILLKAKQAANPQFDFLNPGGHLYRYYRHVLMAVKTNQYPEEVPEEELNGLEAEPVESAVESIAEIPIPVPAIKYKPSVDCAYTQLISKITGAPIPSNPTSDSEGSKSPINPGILKFSNPESNQKHTENSVEKKTVPTGLAGLVQYNSDSDESGNEPEEVRKAEAAPKIERRKITFSGAVPPEIFQHVIEKTATYVVKNGYSFEEALRTKNDARFLFLRKDHEFYPYYAFRVRFLTDPYEEVRESPEKVTITREIENGTVVEMPSIGIKTVNIAPQPVPAPVPLIQATKPGGAVCFSIKNKDEGAKSISSSVVQELGGVDEEEANTGKKDDVATTDPDPVKEANRETVTEEEITQIEQFTIPTPVPPPAVLDNDSGKGLKIPLDEIKAQLPLDLIEPGGSKDQKRLEDRIKDKLATAARDKMAMIAKEKQLQLERKKKASMFLSLINKGEPAKTDDRESPTQQQSSSPELTEPSSSVAVAKNGVEKGENHQEEQRAPDHDEDEEDEDDDDDSSEMSVHSIPSHSPSPSLNQIDSSAEDDVVLVEEPVERPSRSRSRSLSRTESGSRKRKHKHKSKTSSSSSSKKSKKKKSKSASRSPSRSRSKAAKSKRKRTRSSRSRSKCSERSLSSKKKKKKSKKKDHKHRKSSRSSSSSRQQQEQRHHHHHHSYKSSHQSSSHGWEDEREDQVEPAVDYLSEERWKMLQYDL; encoded by the exons ATACGACGCCCGGGGAGCGCTGCACGATCTGAGCCAACACGAGCCACCTCCAGGGGGATACGGCAACCGGATCGATTGTCTACCGCCGGCGGAACAGCGAGCGGAGCAGCTCTGCGAAGAGGAACGGTACCACAGTCTGTACACCAACGAGGTCGAGGAAGAGATCGCACAGG AGGAAGCAGCGAAACGCGCCTCCGCAGCCGGTGCCGAGATAGCCTTCAACTACGATGATCCGCAGGGCACCGGAGAGGATGGCACCGGATCGCCAACGGTCGGTCCCAAACCGCCGGAAGCGGGCGAAGAGGACGACAGCTTGGATCCGCCGTTCGTTGCTCCCGCGAACTTCGAGATTCCGCACGACCTGGAACGGCCCGACACCATGAAGGAGCACGCCATCATCGAGAAGACGGCTAAATTTATCGCTTCCCAGGATTCTCAGATGGAGATTCTGCTCAAAGCCAAACAGGCCGCCAATCCACAGTTTGACTTCCTGAACCCGGGAGGGCATCTGTATCGATACTATCGGCACGTTTTGATGGCCGTTAAAACCAACCAATATCCGGAGGAGGTTCCGGAAGAAG AACTGAACGGCTTAGAAGCTGAACCTGTGGAATCGGCAGTCGAAAGCATTGCCGAGATACCGATTCCCGTTCCTGCCATCAAATATAAACCGTCGGTGGACTGCGCTTACACCCAGCTTATCAGTAAAATAACGGGTGCCCCGATTCCTAGCAATCCAACCAGCGACAGTGAAGGATCGAAATCGCCCATCAATCCAGGTATCCTAAAGTTTTCGAATCCAGAGAGCAATCAAAAACATACTGAGAATTCGGTGGAGAAAAAAACGGTCCCCACTGGTTTGGCGGGTCTGGTACAGTACAATTCCGACAGCGATGAAAGTGGGAACGAACCCGAGGAAGTTCGCAAGGCGGAAGCAGCTCCCAAGATTGAAAGGCGGAAAATCACGTTTAGTGGCGCTGTTCCTCCGGAGATTTTTCAACACGTGATTGAAAAAACGGCTACATACGTAGTGAAGAATGGGTACAGTTTCGAGGAAGCGTTGAGAACCAAAAATGATGCCCGGTTTCTGTTCCTTCGGAAAGATCATGAATTTTATCCGTATTACGCATTTCGAGTACGCTTCTTGACGGATCCGTACGAGGAAGTACGGGAGAGCCCAGAAAAGGTGACCATTACCCGAGAGATTGAAAATGGTACCGTGGTAGAAATGCCGAGCATAGGAATCAAAACGGTTAACATCGCTCCACAACCAGTTCCGGCTCCGGTGCCGCTGATTCAAGCCACCAAACCTGGTGGAGCGGTatgtttttctataaaaaataaaGACGAAGGAGCTAAATCGATTAGCTCCAGTGTAGTTCAAGAGCTTGGTGGCGTCGATGAGGAGGAAGCTAACACCGGTAAAAAAGACGATGTGGCTACAACTGACCCAGATCCTGTAAAAGAAGCTAATCGAGAAACGGTGACTGAAGAGGAGATAACACAGATTGAACAATTCACAATTCCAACACCCGTTCCACCACCAGCTGTCCTAGACAATGATTCAGGAAAAGG tttaaaaatacCACTCGACGAAATCAAGGCTCAACTCCCGCTTGATTTAATTGAACCCGGTGGCTCCAAAGACCAGAAACGCCTAGAAGATCGCATCAAAGACAAACTGGCAACAGCTGCTCGTGACAAAATGGCCATGATTGCAAAAGAAAAGCAACTACAGTTGGAGCGTAAGAAAAAAGCTAGCATGTTCCTCAGTTTGATCAACAAAGGCGAACCGGCTAAAACGGACGATCGAGAGTCCCCTACGCAGCAGCAAAGTTCGAGTCCTGAACTTACAGAACCTTCAAGTTCAGTTGCTGTGGCTAAAAACGGTGTCGAAAAAGGTGAAAATCACCAAGAAGAACAACGCGCCCCGGATCATGACGAAGATGAAGAGGACGAAGACGACGATGATGACAGTTCCGAAATGTCCGTTCACTCAATACCTTCGCACTCGCCTAGTCCCAGTCTGAATCAAATTGACTCAAGTGCCGAGGACGACGTGGTACTTGTAGAAGAACCAGTCGAACGACCTTCACGATCTCGCAGCAGGTCTCTGTCCCGGACTGAGAGTGGCTCCCGGAAGCGGAAGCACAAACATAAAAGcaaaaccagcagcagcagtagcagcaaaaaatctaaaaagaaGAAATCTAAAAGTGCCAGTCGAAGCCCAAGTCGGAGTCGCAGCAAGGCGGCCAAGTCCAAACGGAAGCGAACCCGTAGCAGCCGTTCCCGGTCTAAGTGTTCTGAACGATCCCTTTCGtccaagaaaaagaaaaagaagagcAAAAAGAAGGACCACAAGCATCGAAAATCGTCCCGATCGTCGTCTTCATCTAGGCAGCAGCAGGAACAGCGgcaccatcatcatcaccacTCCTATAAATCCAGTCACCAGTCGTCGTCACATGGCTGGGAGGATGAGCGGGAAGATCAGGTGGAGCCTGCAGTAGACTACTTGAGTGAGGAACGCTGGAAAATGTTACAGTACGACTTGTAA